From the Pomacea canaliculata isolate SZHN2017 linkage group LG14, ASM307304v1, whole genome shotgun sequence genome, one window contains:
- the LOC112554814 gene encoding cysteine-rich and transmembrane domain-containing protein WIH2-like has protein sequence MADSGIEPVHGKHEPATLVQPPPAYVVQPTPAGAVYPAAGGYPPPQPGYQGGYAPPPPGYPPAGYSQPQGGYPPGAYPPPQPGYVAGQPCPGVVNFHEAATKSLNCHLRHLFIGRGVQSRLSEDAGVTAITGEVGMLALLNDSSEDVRDPGILFRACADW, from the exons ATGGCTGACAG CGGGATCGAGCCGGTGCACGGAAAACATGAGCCGGCCACCTTGGTGCAGCCACCACCAGCATACGTCGTGCAGCCAACACCAGCAGGCGCCGTCTATCCTGCTGCTGGGGGCTATCCCCCGCCCCAGCCAGGCTATCAAGGTGGCTACGCTCCACCACCGCCAGGCTATCCCCCAGCCGGCTACAGTCAGCCACAGGGTGGCTATCCTCCTGGAGCATACCCACCACCTCAACCTGGCTACGTTGCTGGACAACCG TGTCCCGGAGTCGTGAACTTCCATGAAGCTGCTACAAAATCTTTAAATTGCCATCTGAGACATTTATTTATAGGACGAGGGGTTCAAAGTCGACTATCAGAGGATGCAGGGGTGACAGCTATAACAGGAGAGGTTGGGATGCTTGCACTTCTCAATGACTCATCAGAAGACGTTAGAGATCCAGGTATTTTATTCCGGGCCTGTGCCGATTGGTGA
- the LOC112554815 gene encoding LOW QUALITY PROTEIN: protein ECT2-like (The sequence of the model RefSeq protein was modified relative to this genomic sequence to represent the inferred CDS: inserted 2 bases in 2 codons), translating into MAAHQVLGTVQENTKVEEKKAYRADFRALECGSQVQLWPRSQSLTTPRLYLSSSDSEEEDKELRIVLVGKECSENKELVSAAKAVLASSVLTSDDGLEFVQTASEYETVFVLASFEGEVYHKLHRAEARIVGPSVILSLKNKGQHLPYTTRPLYCTSMLGIVTCFTGFKQREKLSRLVDLVHHMGGSVRKEMTVKVTHLVANCTGGDKYKYAMTMGMPIMAEEWIRQLWEKRHNLDIKADSEIMMEYKVKPFFQCSLSFLGFAPEEQKHMEELTLSNGGRYVPSGDAEATHLVVNELALKELPSDLCLPHFIVRGEWFWGCIQMAACADEGLYQFQKATQAHRMTSSSSLGSKSRKRKRLKQLAVEGEVDSPFHVIKRRSSEQLSGISISPNSFLDASRTPDRSDEAIENDENQPQPAPVKLSKRQQVVMELLHTETNYVTILHTLLHTFKDQIEKPDQYNGPLLAMQDTKTIFGNIPPIYEVHVKLKEDLSRLVEDWSGDASVGEIILKHADGFMKAYPNFVNFFENTKETITRCDQSNPRFHAFLKVCQTKPECGRQTLQELLIRPVXRLPSVILLLGDILKQTPATHRDKTNLEEAIDCLKNVLTHINEDKXKTEGQMVMFDIVNDIDNCPATLLSSHRSFLYKVDAIELSNSLSHRGDPLSMFVFSDSMEICKRRTKVLAGAKGLTPHKTPQKAYKHVEVLPLTAIKRVIDFAETEDCMLAFGLIYREKGQANEKLLAFMMDAGDMCKSDMLTDSARTLLMLSVEQISFGKRVSRAFSMNRTPLKLKRAVSHVFSPFMRDSSGDLQGRRLASTLDLTETSVSGTSHFEDSDCISLGAYSLQEESSPMQYPLTPVGKGTHKYATMGARSASKYL; encoded by the exons ATGGCAGCGCATCAGGTGCTTGGTACAGTACAGGAAAATA caaaagtggaagaaaagaaag CATATAGAGCAGATTTTCGAGCATTGGAATGCGGCAGTCAAGTACAGCTCTGGCCTCGTTCTCAGTCTCTCACAACCCCTagactttatttgtcttctAGTGATTCAGAAGAAG AAGACAAAGAACTGCGTATTGTGCTAGTGGGTAAAGAATGCAGTGAAAACAAAGAGCTCGTTTCTGCAGCAAAG gCTGTTCTGGCTAGCAGTGTGCTGACATCAGATGATGGACTAGAGTTTGTGCAAACAGCCTCTGAGTACGAGACTGTGTTTGTTCTTGCCAGTTTTGAAGGAGAAGTTTATCACAAGTTGCACAGAGCAGAGGCTCGTATTGTTGGTCCTTCTGTTATTCTTAGCCTCAAAAATAAAGGCCAG CACTTGCCTTACACCACAAGACCGTTGTACTGTACATCTATGCTGGGCATAGTGACATGTTTCACAGGCTTCAAGCAGAGGGAGAAGCTG TCTCGTCTTGTTGACCTGGTTCATCATATGGGTGGCAGTGTTCGCAAAGAAATGACAGTTAAAGTAACACACCTGGTAGCCAATTGTACAGGTGGAGACAAATACAAG TATGCAATGACAATGGGAATGCCTATTATGGCAGAAGAGTGGATTCGTCAGCTTTGGGAAAAGCGGCACAATCTAGACATCAAGGCTGATTCAGAAATTATG ATGGAATATAAAGTGAAGCCATTTTTCCAGTGCTCTCTCAGTTTTCTGGGATTTGCACCAGAAGAACAGAAGCACATGGAAGAACTTACATTATCTAAtg GAGGAAGGTATGTGCCTTCTGGAGATGCGGAAGCCACACATCTTGTGGTTAATGAGCTGGCTTTGAAAGAATTGCCATCTGATCTGTGTCTACCTCACTTCATTGTCCGCGGAGAA TGGTTCTGGGGCTGCATTCAGATGGCAGCATGTGCTGATGAAGGACTATATCAGTTCCAGAAG gcaacacaagcacacagaatGACATCATCAAGCAGTCTAGGGTCAAAATCACGAAAGAGGAAGCGTTTGAAACAATTGGCTGTAGAGGGTGAGGTAGACTCTCCATTTCATGTTATCAAACGACGATCCAGTGAGCAGCTATCAGGAATCTCCATAAGTCCCAATTCATTTTTAGATGCTTCTCGAACACCTGACAGATCTGATG AGGCTATAGAGAATGATGAGAACCAACCACAGCCTGCACCAGTCAAGCTCTCAAAACGCCAGCAAGTGGTCATGGAACTGCTTCACACGGAGACTAACTATGTTACCATCCTGCATACACTATTGCAT ACATTCAAGGACCAGATTGAGAAACCAGATCAGTATAATGGACCTCTGTTGGCAATGCAAGATACAAAGACTATCTTTGGTAACATCCCTCCCATTTATGAAGTTCATGTTAAGCTGAAGGAGGATCTAAGTCGTCTTGTAGAAGATTGGTCTGGAGATGCAAGTGTTGGggaaattattttgaaacat GCTGATGGTTTCATGAAGGCATATCCAAACTTCGTAAACTTTTTTGAGAACACCAAGGAAACTATTACAAGGTGTGATCAGTCTAACCCACGATTTCATGCATTTTTGAAG gTATGTCAAACAAAGCCAGAATGTGGAAGACAGACATTACAAGAACTTCTTATCCGTCCAG CAAGGTTGCCTAGTGTGATATTGCTGTTAGGAG ATATCCTGAAACAGACCCCTGCAACACATAGAGATAAAACAAACCTCGAAGAAGCAATTGATTGTTTGAAAAATGTCCTTAC GCATATCaatgaagaca agaaaacggAAGGCCAGATGGTCATGTTTGACATAGTGAATGACATAGACAATTGTCCA gccACTCTGCTATCTTCCCACCGCAGCTTCCTGTACAAAGTTGATGCTATAGAGTTATCAAACAGCCTCTCTCATCGTGGTGACCCTTtgtcaatgtttgttttcagtgatAGCATGGAG ATCTGCAAGAGAAGAACAAAGGTTTTGGCAGGTGCCAAAGGTCTTACCCCCCACAAGACACCACAAAAGGCATATAAGCATGTGGAAGTTCTGCCCCTGACAGCCATCAAACGCGTGATTGATTTTGCTGAAACAGAAG ATTGCATGCTTGCATTTGGCTTGATCTACCGAGAGAAAGGGCAAGCAAATGAAAAACTTCTTGCCTTCATGATGGACGCTGGGGATATGTGCAAATCAGATATGCTCACTGACTCTGCAAGAACATTGCTAATGCTGTCTGTCGAACAGATTTC ATTCGGAAAGCGAGTCAGCAGGGCATTTTCAATGAACCGCACTCCCCTGAAATTAAAACGTGCTGTGTCACACGTCTTCAGCCCATTCATGCGAGACTCATCAGGGGACTTGCAGGGCAGGCGCCTGGCTAGCACTCTTGACTTGACA GAAACTTCTGTTTCTGGAACATCTCACTTTGAGGATAGTGACTGCATCAGCCTGGGGGCCTACTCTCTTCAG GAGGAGAGTTCACCAATGCAATACCCACTGACTCCTGTTGGCAAGGGAACACATAAGTATGCTACGATGGGTGCCCGCTCAGCTAGCAAATACTTGTGA